Proteins encoded together in one Candidatus Dormiibacterota bacterium window:
- a CDS encoding NADH-quinone oxidoreductase subunit J — protein sequence MIAFWVLGVILIASAMWTITAKKPVYSVVGLLAHFVALAAMYLTLSGEFLAVMQIIVYSGAILVLFLFVIALLSSGVAPFATGINRLPKIAAPAIVVALAGLGFAIYAVGRSSVTATSGALTAAAAGPVGTAGVFGSVDDFGKALFTTYLLPFEITALILMVAVIGVVTLAGDSTPYAATEKQARAVRKNMREAIVRGGER from the coding sequence GGACGATTACCGCAAAGAAGCCGGTCTACAGCGTGGTGGGATTGCTGGCGCACTTCGTTGCGCTCGCGGCGATGTATCTCACGCTCTCCGGCGAGTTTTTGGCGGTGATGCAGATCATCGTGTACTCCGGCGCGATCCTGGTGCTCTTTCTCTTCGTCATCGCCTTGCTCTCGAGTGGCGTCGCGCCGTTCGCGACCGGTATCAATCGGTTGCCGAAGATTGCCGCACCGGCGATCGTCGTCGCGTTGGCCGGGCTAGGGTTCGCGATCTACGCGGTGGGACGCTCGTCGGTGACGGCGACCTCCGGCGCGCTGACGGCGGCTGCGGCCGGCCCGGTCGGAACGGCCGGCGTATTCGGCAGCGTCGACGATTTCGGCAAGGCGCTCTTTACGACGTACCTGCTGCCCTTCGAAATCACCGCGCTCATCCTAATGGTCGCGGTGATCGGCGTCGTGACGCTGGCCGGCGATTCGACGCCGTATGCGGCGACCGAAAAACAGGCGCGCGCCGTACGCAAGAATATGCGCGAGGCGATCGTACGCGGAGGCGAGCGGTGA